A single Cottoperca gobio chromosome 3, fCotGob3.1, whole genome shotgun sequence DNA region contains:
- the ndufs3 gene encoding NADH dehydrogenase [ubiquinone] iron-sulfur protein 3, mitochondrial codes for MAASLVRFVRGGLGRSYNLARTSCLLQQQTRLQSSETSPTIRPTDAVTHSQLAAFGEFVAEMMPKYIQQVQVTCYNELEVMIHPDGVIPVLTFLRDHTNAQFRSMIDLTAVDIPARQNRFEIVYNLLSLRYNSRVRVKTYTDELSPVDSAVPVHIAANWYEREVWDMYGVFFANHPDLRRILTDYGFEGHPFRKDFPLSGYVEVRYDDEVKRVVAEPVELSQEFRKFDLNTPWEVFPAYREPKEVAPKLEAGDAAPEKK; via the exons ATGGCGGCGTCGCTGGTGCGGTTCGTCCGCGGAGGTCTTGGAAGGAGTTATAACC TTGCAAGGACTTCAtgtctcctccagcagcagacCAGGCTGCAGAGCTCCGAGACCAGTC CCACCATCAGACCCACAGATGCTGTCACTCACAGCCAGCTGGCTGCGTTTGGAGAGTTTGTGGCTGAGATGATGCCCAAATATATCCAGCAGGTCCAG gtaacTTGTTATAATGAGCTGGAGGTGATGATCCATCCTGACGGAGTGATCCCTGTGCTGACCTTCCTGAGGGACCACACCAACGCCCAGTTCAGGAGCATGATTGACCTGACGGCTGTTGACATCCCAGCACGGCAGAACCGTTTTGAG attgTATACAACCTGCTGTCGCTGCGCTACAACTCTCGTGTCCGCGTTAAGACGTACACAGATGAGTTATCACCGGTGGACTCTGCAGTCCCGGTCCACATTGCCGCCAACTGGTACGAGAGGGAG gTATGGGACATGTATGGTGTGTTCTTTGCCAACCACCCGGACCTGAGGCGTATTCTGACAGACTACGGCTTTGAGGGTCACCCCTTCAGGAAGGACTTCCCTCTCTCGGGATACGTGGAG GTGCGTTATGATGATGAGGTGAAGCGTGTGGTGGCAGAGCCCGTTGAGCTGTCGCAGGAGTTCAGGAAGTTTGACCTGAACACACCCTGGGAGGTGTTCCCTGCCTACCGAGAGCCCAAAGAGGTCGCACCCAAGCTGGAGGCTGGTGACGCGGCCCCGGAGAAGAAATGA